In Streptomyces capitiformicae, one genomic interval encodes:
- a CDS encoding LysE family translocator: MVDAHLYVAFLVAAFALCATPGPDMMFIVAVGGRGGPAAGVMAAAGVAGAMLVHSVAAMLGLSALFETLPVLYYVLRWLGAAYLLYLAVKAFRDRSGLGEESVGARTGGVAESRQGLRRRSGRARSPICSTPR, encoded by the coding sequence ATGGTCGATGCACATCTCTACGTAGCGTTTCTCGTCGCAGCCTTCGCTCTCTGTGCCACTCCGGGGCCCGACATGATGTTCATCGTGGCCGTCGGGGGGCGGGGTGGGCCGGCGGCCGGGGTGATGGCCGCGGCGGGTGTGGCGGGCGCCATGCTCGTGCACTCGGTGGCCGCGATGCTGGGGCTTTCGGCGCTGTTCGAGACGTTGCCGGTGCTCTATTACGTGCTGCGGTGGCTGGGGGCGGCGTATCTGCTGTACCTCGCGGTGAAGGCGTTCCGGGACCGCTCCGGGCTGGGTGAGGAGAGCGTGGGCGCGAGGACGGGGGGTGTGGCGGAGAGCCGGCAGGGGCTGCGGCGGCGTTCTGGCAGGGCGCGGTCACCAATCTGCTCAACCCCAAGGTGA
- a CDS encoding type B 50S ribosomal protein L31, whose protein sequence is MKKDIHPSYGPVVFRDRAANHAFLTRSTMTSEKTIEWEDGNTYPVVDVEISNVSHPFYTGTARVLDTAGRVEKFEKRYGKKRG, encoded by the coding sequence ATGAAGAAGGACATCCACCCGTCGTACGGGCCCGTCGTCTTCCGGGACCGCGCCGCGAACCACGCCTTCCTCACCCGCTCGACCATGACGAGCGAGAAGACGATCGAGTGGGAGGACGGCAACACGTACCCCGTGGTCGACGTCGAGATCTCGAACGTCAGCCACCCCTTCTACACGGGCACCGCGCGCGTGTTGGACACCGCGGGGCGCGTGGAGAAGTTCGAGAAGCGGTACGGGAAGAAGCGGGGCTGA
- a CDS encoding alginate lyase family protein, with the protein MTHRISRRSMLKAAGAATGAVAIGIGTGVAASPATAASTSFAHPGMLHTRADLERMAAKVKAGAAPYTAGFAKLTAGRHSQSAWRPNPQATVARGGSDVQNYGALYNDVHAAYQNALRWKITGDTAHADTARDICNAWSGTLKGIGGGSEVVLLAGIYGYQFANVGELMRGYPGFDLARFQDMMVKHFYPMNRHMMYRKTNCIGHYWANWDLCTMASTMAIGILCDDRAKFDEVVDYFYNGEGNGALDKAIPYVYNDVGLAQWQESGRDQGHTLMGIGLMGTICEMAWNQGVDLYGADDSRFRKACEYVARYNLGHEVPYTAYTWKNGVHCVETVQNAISEGGRGGGRPVWARVYNHYANRRGMAMPNTREMLARSGPEGGGGHYGPNSGGFDELGFGTLAFTRDKATAAEAAASPSPPKSPAAKSGTSGTSGSSKSSAGQSSGDVGAQGGKSDKDLAATGASDLALWTAATGVTAVAGGLLLLRRRGQTRRDAE; encoded by the coding sequence GTGACACATCGGATCAGCCGACGCAGCATGCTCAAGGCCGCTGGAGCGGCGACCGGCGCGGTCGCCATCGGTATCGGCACGGGCGTGGCCGCCTCCCCCGCGACGGCGGCGAGCACGTCCTTCGCACACCCCGGGATGCTCCACACCCGGGCCGATCTCGAGCGCATGGCCGCCAAGGTGAAGGCGGGCGCCGCCCCCTACACGGCGGGTTTCGCCAAGCTCACCGCCGGCCGCCACTCGCAGAGCGCATGGCGGCCCAACCCGCAGGCGACCGTGGCCCGGGGAGGGAGCGACGTCCAGAACTACGGGGCCCTCTACAACGACGTCCACGCCGCCTACCAGAACGCGCTGCGCTGGAAGATCACCGGCGACACCGCACACGCCGACACCGCGCGGGACATCTGCAACGCCTGGTCGGGGACGCTGAAGGGCATCGGCGGAGGCTCCGAAGTCGTGCTTCTGGCGGGCATCTACGGGTACCAGTTCGCCAACGTCGGCGAGCTCATGCGCGGCTACCCCGGCTTCGACCTGGCCCGTTTCCAGGACATGATGGTCAAGCACTTCTATCCGATGAACCGCCACATGATGTACCGCAAGACCAATTGCATCGGCCACTACTGGGCGAACTGGGACCTGTGCACCATGGCCTCGACCATGGCCATCGGGATCCTCTGCGACGACCGGGCCAAGTTCGACGAGGTGGTGGACTACTTCTACAACGGCGAAGGCAACGGCGCGCTGGACAAGGCGATCCCCTACGTCTACAACGACGTGGGCCTGGCCCAGTGGCAGGAGAGCGGGCGCGACCAGGGCCACACCCTGATGGGCATCGGCCTGATGGGCACCATCTGCGAGATGGCCTGGAACCAGGGCGTCGACCTCTACGGCGCGGACGACTCCAGGTTCCGCAAGGCATGCGAGTACGTCGCCCGGTACAACCTCGGCCACGAGGTGCCCTACACCGCCTACACCTGGAAAAACGGCGTGCACTGCGTGGAAACGGTGCAGAACGCCATCTCCGAAGGCGGCCGTGGCGGTGGGCGCCCGGTCTGGGCGCGGGTCTACAACCACTACGCCAACAGGCGCGGCATGGCCATGCCGAACACCCGCGAGATGTTGGCCCGCAGCGGGCCCGAGGGAGGCGGCGGCCACTACGGCCCGAACAGCGGCGGATTCGACGAACTCGGCTTCGGCACACTGGCGTTCACCCGGGACAAGGCCACTGCGGCCGAGGCGGCGGCCTCACCGTCTCCGCCGAAGTCGCCGGCCGCCAAGTCCGGTACCTCCGGAACATCCGGTTCGTCCAAGTCCTCGGCCGGGCAGTCCTCCGGGGACGTCGGCGCCCAGGGCGGAAAGAGCGACAAGGACCTGGCCGCCACCGGTGCCTCGGACCTCGCTCTGTGGACGGCCGCGACCGGCGTCACCGCGGTCGCCGGCGGCCTCCTGCTGCTCCGCCGCCGCGGCCAGACCCGCCGCGACGCGGAGTGA
- the rpsN gene encoding 30S ribosomal protein S14, whose protein sequence is MAKKSKIAKNEKRQEIVARYAERRAELKEIIRRPSSTDAERATAQRELSRQPRDASATRVRNRDQVDGRPRGYFRTFGLSRVSLREQAHAGFLPGVRKSSW, encoded by the coding sequence ATGGCGAAGAAGAGCAAGATCGCGAAGAACGAGAAGCGGCAGGAGATCGTCGCGCGGTACGCCGAGCGGCGGGCCGAGCTGAAGGAGATCATCCGGCGCCCGTCCTCCACGGACGCCGAACGTGCCACCGCCCAGCGGGAGCTGAGCCGGCAGCCGCGTGACGCCAGCGCCACCCGCGTACGCAACCGGGACCAGGTCGACGGGCGGCCCCGCGGTTACTTCCGCACGTTCGGGCTGTCCCGGGTGAGTCTGCGGGAGCAGGCGCACGCCGGATTCCTTCCAGGGGTGCGCAAGTCGTCCTGGTAG
- a CDS encoding LysE family translocator has product MILFNVAFLPQFVDPSLGRVPGQLLVLGVTIVVMGFLWDGTIGLLSGRLSQLLRRSRRVARGLNIFTGTVFAGLAVRLATAPK; this is encoded by the coding sequence GTGATCCTCTTCAACGTGGCGTTCCTGCCGCAGTTCGTGGATCCGTCCCTCGGGCGTGTGCCGGGGCAGCTCCTCGTCCTCGGCGTCACCATCGTGGTGATGGGCTTCCTGTGGGACGGCACGATCGGGTTGCTCTCCGGCCGCCTGTCCCAGCTGCTGCGTCGCAGTCGGCGGGTGGCCCGGGGGCTGAACATCTTCACGGGGACGGTGTTCGCGGGGTTGGCGGTGCGGTTGGCTACGGCGCCGAAGTAA
- a CDS encoding aldehyde dehydrogenase family protein: MASYFTDLAQQYIDGEWRPGTGSWEIIDVNPYDGEKLAAITIATVEEVDQAYRAAERAQKEWAKVNAYARRAVFEKALRIFEEREQELAEVIIAELGGTHLKAGFELNLAKEFLRESVQLALRPEGRIIPSPIDGKENRLYRVPVGVVGVISPFNFPFLLSLKSVAPALALGNGVVLKPHQNTPITGGSLVAKIFEEAGLPGGLLNVVITDIAEIGDVFLEHPVPKLISFTGSDKVGRHVATVCASHFKRSILELGGNSALVVLDDADVDYAVDAAVFSRYVDQGQVCMAANRVLVDRSIQAEFTEKFVAKVKTLKVGDPRDPQTVIGPVINSSQAESVSAVVEQAIAEGATALVHGTTTDNLVEPSVLIDVPADSALLKQEIFGPVAFLIPFDGEEEAVRIVNDTPYGLSGAVHTGDIERGVNFAKQIDTGMFHVNDGTVHDEPLVPFGGEKHSGIGRLNGDTTVDAFTTQKWISVQHGRSFFPF, translated from the coding sequence ATGGCGTCCTACTTCACCGACCTGGCCCAGCAGTACATCGACGGCGAGTGGCGCCCGGGTACGGGGTCCTGGGAGATCATCGACGTCAACCCGTACGACGGCGAGAAGCTGGCCGCGATCACCATAGCCACGGTGGAGGAAGTCGATCAGGCCTACCGCGCCGCCGAGCGGGCCCAGAAGGAATGGGCCAAGGTCAACGCCTACGCGCGTCGCGCGGTCTTCGAGAAGGCCCTGCGCATCTTCGAGGAGCGAGAGCAGGAGCTCGCCGAGGTGATCATCGCCGAGCTCGGCGGCACGCACCTCAAGGCCGGCTTCGAGCTGAACCTCGCCAAGGAGTTCCTGCGCGAGTCGGTCCAGCTGGCGTTGCGCCCCGAGGGCCGGATCATCCCCTCGCCGATCGACGGCAAGGAGAACCGCCTCTACCGGGTGCCGGTCGGCGTCGTGGGAGTCATCAGCCCCTTCAACTTCCCCTTTCTCCTCTCCCTCAAGTCGGTCGCCCCGGCTCTCGCCCTCGGCAACGGCGTGGTGCTGAAGCCGCACCAGAACACCCCGATCACCGGCGGCTCGCTCGTCGCGAAGATCTTCGAGGAGGCGGGCCTGCCGGGCGGCCTCCTCAACGTCGTCATCACCGACATCGCCGAGATCGGCGACGTCTTCCTCGAGCACCCGGTCCCCAAGCTGATCTCCTTCACCGGCTCCGACAAGGTCGGCCGCCACGTCGCCACCGTCTGCGCCTCGCACTTCAAGCGCTCGATCCTCGAACTGGGCGGCAACAGCGCGCTGGTGGTCCTGGACGACGCGGACGTCGACTACGCCGTCGACGCCGCCGTCTTCTCGCGGTACGTCGACCAGGGCCAGGTCTGCATGGCCGCCAACCGGGTCCTGGTCGACCGGTCGATCCAGGCAGAGTTCACCGAGAAGTTCGTGGCCAAGGTGAAGACCCTGAAGGTCGGCGACCCGCGCGACCCGCAGACGGTCATCGGCCCGGTCATCAACTCCTCCCAGGCCGAATCCGTCTCGGCCGTGGTCGAGCAGGCGATCGCGGAGGGCGCCACGGCACTCGTCCACGGCACGACCACCGACAACCTGGTCGAGCCGTCCGTCCTCATCGACGTCCCGGCCGACTCCGCCCTCCTCAAGCAGGAAATCTTCGGTCCCGTCGCCTTCCTCATCCCCTTCGACGGGGAGGAGGAGGCCGTCCGCATCGTCAACGACACCCCGTACGGCCTCAGCGGCGCGGTCCACACCGGTGACATCGAGCGCGGCGTCAACTTCGCCAAGCAGATCGACACCGGCATGTTCCACGTCAACGACGGCACCGTCCACGACGAGCCCCTCGTCCCCTTCGGCGGGGAGAAGCACTCCGGCATCGGCCGCCTGAACGGCGACACCACGGTCGACGCCTTCACCACCCAGAAGTGGATCTCGGTCCAGCACGGCCGCAGCTTCTTCCCGTTCTGA
- a CDS encoding Clp protease N-terminal domain-containing protein → MTTNPRVSASVRLDDLIEAIKKVHPEPLDQLQDAVIAADHLGDVADHLIGHFVDQARRSGASWTEIGKSMGVTRQAAQKRFVSKAENDLDPNQGFARYTPRARNVVMAAHNEGKDAGNAEGVPAHLVLGLLAEPEGLGAKAIVAQGVSLDAVREAALGELPATVAEVPELIPYGADAKKVLELTFREALRLGHNYIGTEHILLALLEFENGEGVLSGLGVTKEATEANVAEALRSLTEGQA, encoded by the coding sequence ATGACGACGAACCCACGAGTTTCGGCTTCCGTGCGTCTCGACGACCTCATCGAAGCCATCAAGAAGGTCCATCCGGAACCGCTCGACCAGCTTCAGGACGCGGTGATCGCCGCGGACCACCTCGGTGACGTGGCCGACCATCTGATCGGCCACTTCGTGGACCAGGCGCGGCGGTCGGGCGCGTCCTGGACGGAGATCGGCAAGAGCATGGGGGTGACTCGGCAGGCGGCACAGAAGCGGTTCGTGTCGAAGGCCGAGAACGATCTCGACCCCAACCAGGGGTTCGCCCGTTACACCCCGCGGGCCCGCAACGTGGTCATGGCCGCGCACAACGAGGGCAAGGACGCGGGCAACGCCGAAGGGGTGCCGGCACATCTGGTTCTCGGGCTGCTCGCCGAGCCGGAGGGGCTCGGGGCCAAGGCGATCGTGGCGCAGGGGGTTTCGCTGGATGCGGTGCGGGAGGCGGCGCTGGGGGAGTTGCCGGCGACTGTCGCCGAGGTGCCCGAGCTCATTCCGTACGGGGCCGATGCGAAGAAGGTCCTCGAACTCACCTTCCGTGAGGCGCTTCGACTCGGGCACAACTACATCGGCACCGAGCACATCCTTCTCGCCCTCCTTGAGTTCGAGAACGGGGAGGGAGTGCTCAGTGGGCTGGGTGTGACCAAGGAGGCCACCGAGGCGAACGTGGCGGAGGCGTTGCGGTCGTTGACGGAGGGACAGGCGTAA
- the rpsR gene encoding 30S ribosomal protein S18, which translates to MARKPERKPAKSRPNPLDQAKITYIDYKDTDLLRRFISDRGKIRSRRVTRVSAQQQRQLARAIKNAREMALLPYSSR; encoded by the coding sequence ATGGCCCGCAAGCCGGAGCGCAAGCCCGCCAAGTCCCGCCCCAATCCGCTGGACCAGGCCAAGATCACGTACATCGACTACAAGGACACCGACCTGCTGCGCCGGTTCATCTCCGACCGCGGCAAGATCCGCAGCCGCCGGGTCACCCGGGTCTCCGCCCAGCAGCAGCGACAGCTCGCCCGCGCCATCAAGAACGCCCGGGAGATGGCCCTTCTGCCGTACTCCTCCCGCTGA
- a CDS encoding DUF397 domain-containing protein — translation MDHDVYGVDDVYNGMAATELSELHAVVWRKSRHSNSQGNCVEFARLPGGDVAVRNSRFPDGPALVYTRAEIEAMLLGVKDGEFDHLIA, via the coding sequence GTGGACCACGACGTGTACGGCGTGGATGACGTGTACAACGGCATGGCCGCGACGGAGCTCAGCGAGCTCCACGCGGTGGTCTGGCGGAAGAGCCGGCACAGCAACTCGCAGGGGAACTGCGTGGAGTTCGCGCGGCTGCCCGGCGGTGACGTGGCGGTGCGGAACTCGCGCTTCCCGGACGGCCCGGCGCTGGTCTACACGCGCGCCGAGATAGAGGCGATGCTCCTGGGCGTCAAGGACGGCGAGTTCGACCACCTCATCGCATAA
- a CDS encoding DUF4232 domain-containing protein encodes MRTAPTAFAAALLAALTLTACSSGDGDGGGDDSKTSAAPTTESGNACTAAQADFEVGPSSAAPAAGDEGAVPVTVTNKSGAACTLKGIAGVELTAGDSSWTLQPQEGASRDTELTLEADQSMTFTISYVRGAADDAEKSAAVDQLKFALPGDSKVNSFKWPDPEVALKSADELDATVGPFLPAGD; translated from the coding sequence ATGCGCACCGCTCCGACCGCCTTCGCCGCCGCCCTCCTCGCGGCCCTCACGCTGACCGCCTGTAGCAGTGGTGACGGGGACGGCGGGGGTGACGACAGCAAGACCAGTGCCGCCCCGACCACCGAGAGTGGGAACGCCTGTACGGCCGCGCAGGCCGACTTCGAGGTCGGGCCCAGCAGCGCCGCCCCGGCCGCCGGTGACGAGGGTGCCGTGCCGGTCACCGTCACCAACAAGAGCGGCGCCGCCTGCACGCTGAAGGGCATCGCCGGTGTCGAACTGACCGCCGGTGACTCCTCCTGGACGCTCCAGCCGCAGGAGGGCGCGTCGCGGGACACGGAGCTGACGCTGGAGGCTGATCAGTCGATGACCTTCACGATCTCGTACGTACGCGGGGCCGCGGACGACGCGGAGAAGAGCGCCGCGGTGGACCAGTTGAAGTTCGCCCTGCCCGGAGACAGCAAGGTGAACAGCTTCAAGTGGCCGGACCCCGAGGTCGCGCTCAAGTCCGCGGACGAGTTGGACGCGACAGTGGGGCCCTTCCTTCCCGCAGGCGACTGA
- a CDS encoding DUF2786 domain-containing protein, giving the protein MSTTSTVDRAFEAALYADTDAALDTGASLLAADPAADAELARRGREFVAGAWRRGWQPADVVRFVRRELEDAHVRLLARLIVEETERATEQPSPSPRWAAQLDEVRALHEPDTAPRTDRFSHATAALELYRLLLRLPTLEPLDRPQGPATTAHHPESRMLTRIRGLLAKAEATDFPEEAEALSAKAQELMARHSIDEALLAARTHAKDAPGACRIGVDPPYETAKAVLLDAVARANRCEAVWNEPLGFSTVVGFEPDLEAVELLFTSLLVQATTAMTKAEAAQRKGGRKRTKTFRQSFLAAYAHRIGDRLAEVAEAQVAETAEAAATGAEDAGDLLPVLAARDVAVRDHFTHMFPDTVTTRVRGVTDAAGWRQGAEAADRAQVGVRPRLP; this is encoded by the coding sequence GTGAGTACGACCAGCACGGTGGACCGCGCCTTCGAGGCGGCCCTCTACGCCGACACCGACGCCGCCCTGGACACGGGCGCCTCGCTGCTCGCCGCCGACCCGGCGGCCGACGCGGAACTCGCCCGGCGGGGGCGGGAGTTCGTCGCCGGGGCCTGGCGGCGCGGCTGGCAGCCCGCCGACGTCGTACGGTTCGTACGGCGCGAGCTGGAAGACGCACACGTACGACTCCTCGCGCGGCTCATCGTCGAGGAGACCGAGCGAGCCACCGAGCAGCCGTCGCCGAGCCCCCGCTGGGCCGCGCAGCTCGACGAGGTCAGGGCACTGCACGAGCCGGACACCGCGCCGCGCACCGACCGGTTCTCCCACGCCACCGCCGCCCTGGAGCTGTACCGCCTGCTCCTGCGCCTGCCCACCCTCGAACCCCTGGACCGCCCACAGGGCCCCGCCACCACGGCCCACCACCCCGAGTCCCGCATGCTCACCCGTATCCGTGGCCTCCTCGCCAAGGCGGAGGCCACGGACTTCCCGGAGGAGGCGGAGGCGCTCAGCGCGAAGGCGCAGGAGCTGATGGCGCGGCACAGCATCGACGAGGCGCTGCTCGCCGCCCGTACCCACGCCAAGGACGCGCCCGGCGCCTGCCGTATCGGCGTCGACCCGCCGTACGAGACGGCCAAGGCGGTACTCCTCGACGCGGTCGCCCGGGCCAACCGCTGCGAGGCCGTCTGGAACGAGCCCCTCGGCTTCTCCACGGTCGTCGGTTTCGAGCCCGACCTGGAGGCGGTCGAACTCCTCTTCACCTCACTCCTCGTCCAGGCCACCACCGCGATGACCAAGGCGGAGGCGGCCCAGCGCAAGGGGGGACGCAAGCGGACCAAGACCTTCCGGCAGTCGTTCCTGGCCGCCTACGCCCACCGGATCGGCGATCGGTTGGCGGAGGTCGCCGAGGCCCAGGTGGCCGAAACCGCCGAAGCCGCCGCAACCGGTGCAGAGGACGCGGGCGACCTGCTCCCCGTCCTCGCCGCCCGCGACGTAGCCGTACGTGACCACTTCACCCATATGTTCCCGGACACCGTCACCACCCGCGTACGAGGCGTCACCGACGCCGCCGGCTGGCGACAGGGCGCGGAGGCGGCGGACCGGGCCCAGGTGGGGGTCCGGCCGAGGCTGCCGTGA
- the rpmG gene encoding 50S ribosomal protein L33 — MARNELRPVIKLRSTAGTGYTYVTRKNRRNDPDRLVLRKFDPMVGRHVDFREER, encoded by the coding sequence ATGGCACGCAACGAACTCCGTCCGGTCATCAAGCTCCGGTCCACGGCCGGCACCGGATACACGTACGTCACGCGCAAGAACCGCCGGAACGACCCGGACCGCCTGGTGCTGCGCAAGTTCGACCCGATGGTCGGCCGCCACGTCGACTTCCGAGAGGAGCGCTGA
- a CDS encoding CobW family GTP-binding protein, with amino-acid sequence MTQLSVAIVGGLHADARRAAVETLLAGVPGSVALHHDLTTAIDGPDAKVVRTVRDAAGLISTGETPLVNDCACCALREDLVPELERLADAGLTRLAVVELWDSVEPKAMAEVVAASGLRLTSVITAVDPALLLPYLGNGDDLAERGLAAATTDQRTVADTFARQLEYAPVLAVLDSEEADDEDRALLAQLHPTAQRVPIGSWARVERGAGQYPSAAPPRGATSHDAPAPDNAPHPQRRSPALLAAAFAGFDVDAAAAAQHPASALLPTDADEHGVTTLVWHRHRPFHPERLYAALEDLCCAAARSRGRFWLAERPDTLLYWDAAGGALCVESVGPWLASLPDAAWDMVPPVRRAAAALDWHPEHGDRCQHLVFTSPGLDRDGLEQLLESCLLTDAEYAAGRDAWERLPRPFDTFLEV; translated from the coding sequence GTGACCCAGCTGTCTGTCGCGATCGTCGGCGGGCTGCACGCCGATGCCCGGCGGGCCGCCGTCGAGACGCTGCTCGCCGGGGTCCCGGGCAGCGTCGCGCTGCACCACGACCTCACCACCGCCATCGACGGCCCCGACGCCAAGGTCGTCCGGACCGTACGGGACGCGGCGGGTCTCATCTCCACCGGCGAGACCCCCCTCGTCAACGACTGCGCGTGCTGTGCCCTCCGCGAGGACCTGGTCCCCGAGCTGGAACGGCTCGCGGACGCGGGCCTCACCCGCCTCGCCGTCGTCGAACTGTGGGACTCGGTGGAGCCCAAGGCCATGGCCGAGGTGGTAGCGGCGAGCGGACTGCGGCTCACCTCGGTCATCACGGCCGTGGACCCCGCCCTCCTCCTTCCCTACCTCGGCAACGGCGACGACCTGGCCGAACGCGGCCTCGCCGCCGCTACCACCGACCAACGCACGGTCGCCGACACCTTCGCCCGCCAGCTGGAGTACGCCCCGGTCCTGGCAGTCCTGGACTCGGAGGAGGCCGACGACGAGGACAGGGCGCTGCTGGCTCAGCTGCATCCGACGGCGCAGAGGGTGCCCATCGGCAGCTGGGCCCGCGTTGAAAGGGGCGCGGGGCAGTATCCATCTGCGGCTCCGCCGCGGGGCGCGACCAGCCACGACGCACCCGCACCCGACAATGCGCCGCACCCGCAACGGCGCTCCCCGGCCCTGCTCGCGGCAGCGTTCGCCGGTTTCGACGTGGACGCCGCCGCAGCAGCCCAACACCCCGCCTCCGCCCTCCTCCCCACAGACGCCGACGAACACGGCGTCACCACCCTCGTCTGGCACCGCCACCGCCCCTTCCACCCGGAACGGCTGTACGCCGCGCTGGAAGACCTCTGTTGCGCCGCCGCCCGCAGCCGCGGCCGCTTCTGGCTGGCCGAACGTCCCGACACCCTGCTGTACTGGGACGCGGCCGGCGGCGCCCTCTGCGTGGAGTCGGTCGGCCCCTGGCTCGCCTCTCTGCCGGACGCGGCCTGGGACATGGTCCCGCCGGTACGCCGGGCCGCGGCTGCCCTCGACTGGCATCCGGAACACGGCGACCGCTGCCAGCACCTGGTCTTCACCTCGCCCGGCCTGGACCGCGACGGACTCGAACAACTCCTGGAGTCCTGCCTGCTCACCGACGCCGAGTACGCCGCCGGACGCGACGCCTGGGAACGGCTGCCGCGCCCCTTCGACACCTTCCTGGAGGTCTGA
- the rpmB gene encoding 50S ribosomal protein L28 produces MSAHCMLTGAQPGFGNRISHSHRRTSRRFDPNIQSKRYWLPSENRHVRLRLSAKGIKTVDVIGVEAAVARIRARGVKV; encoded by the coding sequence TTGTCCGCCCACTGCATGCTGACCGGCGCCCAGCCCGGCTTCGGCAACCGCATCTCGCACTCCCACCGGCGCACGTCCCGCCGCTTCGACCCGAACATCCAGTCAAAGCGCTACTGGCTGCCGAGCGAGAACCGCCACGTACGCCTCCGGCTGAGCGCCAAGGGGATCAAGACCGTGGACGTCATCGGCGTCGAGGCCGCCGTGGCCCGGATCCGGGCGCGAGGGGTGAAGGTCTGA
- a CDS encoding helix-turn-helix domain-containing protein translates to MLLGSHLRRLREAQGITREKAGYSIRASESKISRMELGRVSFKTRDVEDLLTLYGVTDESERTSLLSLVKEANVAGWWHSYSDVLPSWFPTYVGLEAAAHLIRSYEVQFVHGLLQTEAYAHAVVARGMKSASDAEIDKRVAVRMERQKYLVAESAPEFHCVLDEAALRRPYGDREVMRGQLQYLIDISERPNVRLQVMPFGFGGHSGESGAFTVLSFPESDLSDVVYLEQLTSALYLDKKEDITQYERAIERLQDDSPSPAESRDLLRGLLQLS, encoded by the coding sequence ATGCTGCTGGGCTCGCATCTCAGGCGGCTGCGCGAGGCGCAGGGGATCACCCGGGAGAAGGCCGGGTACTCGATCCGCGCCTCCGAGTCGAAGATCAGTCGTATGGAACTCGGCCGGGTCAGCTTCAAGACCCGTGACGTGGAGGACCTGTTGACCCTCTACGGCGTCACCGACGAGTCCGAGCGCACCTCGCTGCTCTCCCTCGTCAAGGAGGCGAACGTCGCCGGCTGGTGGCACAGCTATTCGGACGTGCTGCCCAGCTGGTTCCCCACCTACGTCGGCCTGGAGGCCGCCGCACACCTCATCCGGTCGTACGAAGTCCAGTTCGTGCACGGCCTGTTGCAGACCGAGGCGTACGCGCACGCCGTCGTCGCCCGGGGCATGAAGAGCGCGAGCGACGCCGAGATCGACAAGCGGGTGGCCGTGCGCATGGAGCGCCAGAAGTATCTGGTGGCCGAGAGCGCCCCCGAGTTCCACTGTGTCCTCGACGAGGCCGCGCTGCGCCGCCCGTACGGTGACCGTGAAGTGATGCGGGGTCAGCTCCAGTATCTGATCGACATCTCGGAGCGCCCGAACGTACGGCTCCAGGTCATGCCGTTCGGCTTCGGCGGCCACTCCGGCGAGAGCGGCGCCTTCACGGTGCTGAGCTTCCCGGAGTCCGACCTCTCCGACGTCGTCTACCTCGAACAGCTCACCAGCGCGCTGTACCTGGACAAGAAGGAAGACATCACCCAGTACGAACGGGCGATCGAGCGACTTCAGGACGACAGCCCGTCCCCGGCGGAGAGCCGGGATCTGCTCAGGGGGCTGCTGCAGCTGTCCTGA
- a CDS encoding ATP-binding protein yields the protein MLEPLRQGLPPLDPATVSNAASCALPPRYEAVREARRFTRGTLDQWQMGDRFDDVCLVVSELVTNALRHGLPPMSGLVQDPPVRLHLMRWTERLVCAVRDPSHDTPVARDSDDFSAESGRGLFLVDSFADSWGWHPLAGTLSGKVVWALFQVPPVPPAPGNASTR from the coding sequence ATGCTCGAACCCTTACGGCAGGGACTTCCGCCACTCGATCCCGCGACCGTGTCCAACGCCGCGTCCTGCGCGCTGCCGCCCCGCTACGAAGCGGTGCGGGAGGCAAGACGGTTCACCCGGGGCACGCTCGACCAGTGGCAGATGGGCGACCGCTTCGACGACGTCTGTCTCGTGGTCTCGGAACTCGTCACCAATGCCCTGCGGCACGGCCTGCCCCCCATGAGCGGCCTCGTCCAGGACCCGCCGGTGCGGCTGCATCTGATGCGCTGGACCGAGCGGTTGGTGTGCGCGGTGCGCGACCCCAGCCACGACACCCCGGTCGCTCGCGACTCGGACGACTTCTCGGCGGAGTCGGGGCGCGGGCTGTTCCTGGTCGACTCGTTCGCGGACAGCTGGGGCTGGCACCCGCTGGCCGGCACGCTCAGCGGCAAGGTGGTGTGGGCGCTGTTCCAGGTGCCTCCGGTGCCACCGGCTCCGGGCAACGCCTCGACCCGCTGA